One region of Fibrobacter sp. UWR4 genomic DNA includes:
- a CDS encoding Fic family protein, translating to MKEPFKAEFIESALQKLDKREYFDELIDATSHMGIYLTALKRSIAEESCTRSMLWKENFHSTSMEGTCTSLEESLENKATNETSTSNKDLDNYTNALNSGLSYLIRDGRFSEEMLLEMHRILLSGNVHKTSENTGRYRVKQNYIKDEATKDVSFTPPAPSNVKKLMDNLISYMNNSSPTQRNLVNAALIHAQFETIHPFEDGNGRIGRMIIVLYLFFTHEIDRLYLFLSEAIEKEKYRYYKLLNDIRSNGAWNEWVKFFLDIVNKQSIKYSENIVKIEKLYTRSIQVIDEKCSSKIAKQVFECFFKMPIHTSKSIAKETGLSNTAINRALDKLVEFNLVFSNHQKRNTLYVFYELIDLI from the coding sequence ATGAAAGAACCTTTTAAAGCTGAGTTTATCGAATCTGCACTACAAAAGCTAGATAAGCGTGAATATTTTGACGAACTTATTGACGCCACGTCCCATATGGGCATTTACCTAACTGCTTTGAAAAGGTCTATCGCCGAAGAATCTTGTACTCGATCCATGCTCTGGAAGGAAAATTTTCATTCAACTAGCATGGAAGGAACTTGCACGAGTCTTGAAGAATCCCTAGAAAACAAGGCGACAAATGAAACGAGCACAAGTAACAAGGATTTAGACAATTACACTAATGCCTTGAATAGCGGCCTCTCTTATTTGATTCGTGATGGACGATTCAGTGAAGAAATGCTTTTGGAAATGCACCGGATTTTACTTAGTGGCAACGTGCACAAAACCTCGGAAAACACTGGTAGGTATCGAGTAAAGCAAAATTATATCAAGGACGAAGCTACAAAGGATGTTTCGTTCACGCCACCAGCACCGTCAAATGTCAAGAAACTGATGGACAATCTCATCAGTTACATGAACAATTCTTCTCCAACGCAGCGGAATCTCGTAAATGCTGCGCTAATCCACGCTCAATTCGAGACGATCCATCCTTTTGAAGATGGCAACGGACGTATTGGCAGAATGATTATAGTCTTGTACCTGTTTTTTACCCACGAAATTGATAGACTGTACCTGTTCTTGAGCGAAGCTATTGAAAAAGAAAAGTATAGATACTACAAGTTGCTAAACGATATTCGTAGCAATGGCGCCTGGAACGAATGGGTGAAGTTCTTTCTGGACATTGTCAATAAGCAAAGTATCAAGTATAGCGAGAACATAGTCAAGATTGAAAAGTTGTACACACGCAGTATTCAGGTGATAGACGAAAAGTGCTCCTCGAAAATTGCAAAGCAGGTTTTTGAGTGCTTTTTCAAGATGCCTATACATACTAGTAAGTCGATTGCAAAAGAAACTGGGCTTTCCAACACAGCCATCAATCGAGCGTTAGATAAACTCGTTGAATTCAACCTTGTGTTCAGCAATCATCAGAAACGTAATACTTTATATGTTTTTTACGAGTTGATAGACTTGATATAG